The following is a genomic window from Manihot esculenta cultivar AM560-2 chromosome 9, M.esculenta_v8, whole genome shotgun sequence.
AATAGGAGAAGTTTTAATTATTAGCACTAGAACTGCAAGGCTGTGAGTGTCCGTACGTTGCTTCTCCCCCTTCTTGCTCTCACATGAACGAAACCTGTCAAAGGCTGTTTTCTGGCACTAAaagacttaattttttttttcctctgccATGATGATTTGTTCGAGTCGTTGCAGCTTTTTGTTTTCTATTTCTGATCCCTAGTAATTAAAAAaccaaggaaaaaagaaaaacaatattGTATTTAGCCGTACCGATTCATGCAAGAATTGTACTAATGTACTTTAGGTTAGTGATCCATGAtaagatcatattaaaattgagTCCCATCTCAAGCTGAATATGCCAAAAATAACtacttaactaatgcaccttcAAGGTGTCTATGTGGGTTATCAATGGAGCAACTTGAACCCCACTGCTCTCATGAGGATCAACTATAAAGGAGGGAGAAGTTGAATGTTGATGGAGAATAACAGGAGAATCTTGAGTGTAAGTGGTAGGGACTTGTTGGTTGCGTGCAAAATGACTAATTTCAAGCAGATTAGGAGACAAGCTGTTGGCTTTCTGTGGCTGGAGAAAATGGTGACGAGCAAAATCAGGATGAGAAAAGGCTGCCATTTCAATTTTCAAGGAACTGGAAATGATGAGAAGCTAATGCTGGTGATTTATTTGGGCGACCTGTCATCGACCGTTAAACACGTTAGTGATGTCCCATCGTTTCAATTTGTTTGAATTTCAAGCATGCACTTGTCTAATCATTGATGCCTGAAATATTATTCAACTTCTAGTCTATATGATGCTTTGGTTCCCatagattttcttttattacaATTATGTAATGGGAGGTAGCATCGAGAATTATGATAaatgatcaaatcaaatcaatttgattttccAAATATTAGTAAATATTGAAAGCCGATCCTCATGCTACGTCGTTTAGATTAGGAATTTGGCTCTCTGCTTGTCTCGGAGACTGGTGCCTTACGCTGTACGCAATTGTCATTTTtcacctttcttcttctttgaccttgatcattcttttattaaattatgaatttgaaatagaattatTTTACATAATAAAAGTTTTTTACAGTGAGCGTTGTATCTTGCTCATCTTATATTATATCCCACGTGCCTCTCAAATCTCTTCAtccaatcaaaataaaataaataaatacatatataaaaaaattttacttattctataaaattaaacaattactatcaatttaaaattttaaattgttaataaaaatataactctaattatttataatatagcaGACCAAGTGTGAGAGATCTTAGCAATATATTAACTTGTGCATCttccattcttttttttttttcttaacctatatttcaaataaatgttatacaatattatttatttgacaTAATGCAATATTAATGATCTCTTTTGCTATTAGACTTTAAAACTACTATATTAATAATGTTTGTGTGGCTTTAGACagtatattattatatagtGAATATGAGTAACGTGATAAAGAAAGGAAATGAACATATGATCACCGAATTATATAAGGTTTCTCTATCTTTACTTTGCGTATATATTCGATCAGTCTCtgcatatttttcttttttaaatagttGAATTATATATTAAGATAAGGataatgtttataaaaatctcaaattatatatttttatagttatGTCCTTACGAGTATTCTGAATTCTCGTTATAATCTCTAAATAAAAGATACTTTCGATTagctataatttcttttttgaataaaactagattttatagaattatattaaatatttaatgttatatTTTGTGACTCGCTAAAAATCAATCTCAATTTTTATGAAATACAAGATGATTTAaacgtttttttttattttttttttctagcagCATGTGAaatacaatatttttaaaattgtccTTTTTGTCtatattctaataaaaattaatggagaattttatttttaactaaaaaactctttaattaataaaaaaaactctaattataataatatttaaactttaaagAGAAGAtatagagataaaaaaaaaaaaagacttacttttttttcttttgtattgTAATtaaatctgcagcattcagttTAGAGCTAGTAACATAAATACAAATGGATAGGACAACTCTATTTAggaatttttttgttaattttaaaattttctatattgAACTTATTTTTTGTATTAGTTTTTAATGAGATTGTATATAAACGGATGGTAAAATGATaaagttattattaatatagggtatttttataaaaaaaaatataaattttaaaatttttataactattttcccttaataaaaatatatttaattatttaatttttattttaacactTTATATTATGCATTAAATAATCTATcattcattttaattattataatatttataagagTAATAAAAGTCTTGAAAggataaaaaaatcttaattttaaagattttttataatattataaatgatTGCAAAAATATGCTAAAGTAGGAAAATTGAAAATGCATATTACCATTACATATATAAAAAACAACACTCAcgacttattattattattaatggtGATGATGATACATGCTATTCATGTTTCTGTAAATATAAGTGCAATGAATTTAGTTCAAACCAATTATTTTTAGAGTTCAAAAGAAATTTGTtgtcttttttccttttatacgGATCCTGCTTTTTTAGTGGTCTAGAATTTTCAAACAGATGCATGAGTTGTAAAGATGGTTTTAATATTATAACATAACTAACcaattttaatattgaaatttaaaattgggAGGGGGGATTCACCCAATATTATAACTTTATTTTCATACtttatttcaatataaaattttctaagatagatTGTTTAGTAGAGCTCAGTGGGAGGGTTCTTATGTTACGTCATAAAACCAAAAGTTTTTAAGTGTTTGATCTTATTGAGAATGGAAGTTGGAAAGAATATATGATTTGGAATATCTTTAATGATAGAGATGTAGAAGAAATTTTATCGATCATGCTCGCTGAATTAAAgatctaaaataaaatatattgaaagtttaaattaaacgaaatttatttaataaaaagtgtTTATTACGGTTTGAGAGGCATCGTTACTCACATGGATATTATTACTctacaattataataaaaattttaaaaatgtaaaattttttattaatataacaaGTAGTTAAGtctttttttgtttaaaaactTTTCGTTGTCGTCGGTATATAAATATAAGTTCAAACTGTTTTATTTATCACAGTAGAGAAGAAATTTTATTCCACTTGTTTTTTGCATTGTTCCTTTGCAAGAACAGTGTGGATACAAACTACAATCGGGTGGCAATTTCCAGGGGTTACAAATTTGTTGGAGTGGTTTGTTAATGTTTTTCAAATAGCCAATAAATACATTGCTGAGGAGATTATGGTCCATATGGACAACAAGGTATAAAGCAGTTTGGAACCACAAATTCATGTTGCATCCATCTGTTGTTCATCTAGCGAATATTGGTCCAGCAACAGTCTTTAGTAGCAGACGATTTGATCGCATTTGGTCAAGACCATTGTCGAGCTGGTTAAACTTAATGTAGATGCCTAGCCAAAGCAATAGAGCTATGTAGGAGTAGGTGTAGTATACCTTGATGAATTCGTGTCTGCCAAAACATGACATATCCCTGGTTCCATAAAATGTTCAATTAGGTGAAATTGAGAAACTAGAATCATGTTATTGTTAAATGAGGTGGTGCTGTAAATTTAGAGTCTTATTTGAATGAGTTCTCTTTTAGTCTTTTGTTTAAtgatcttaaaattttattaagttaATTAAACAACTGTAAATGCCGTTTTATTTATCGATTTGTAAATACTATTGCTATATTCCGATGCAACTCTCCTAATATTATTCAATTTCTGATGATGGAATAAACATAAATTAGTGGAAAAAAGAAGGTGGAGGGAGAAGGGGTGGTGAGTTATATTAAGTGCTATTTTAATCAaatggatttattttattttttttaggttGTAGATTGTCTTATCTggcttattttaaaaattaacataaaaattaaatagttcccaaaactttatattaaaaaatgaaaaatgtatGAATTATTTTATCTCATTGGTATTTAAATATCATGTGTTTTACAAGACTTTATTGTTTCATTTTTTGGATTATTTTCTCCCATTAATTAATTCTTGTTTTCTTCCTTGGTAATGTAAATTTTATCCTTAAATtccatttatttcttttaataaatttataaatttatttataaagatGTTATACTAAAATTATCAAAGGCTTTTTTCAGTATATTAGTAATTTGAATAACTATCCGTTGGgggttatttaataattattaactgGTTCACTAGATATTTACTGTTAGTAATGAGTTATTTATatagtaatttaaaattgaagtaTTCAGTACAAAATAATCACTATTCCAAGAGTCAAACactactataaaaaaaataatcactAAATAATATCTAATAAAAACTAATATTTTGATTTAGACTAACACTGTTTAATGGTTGTGTTTGATGTTTAGGTTtaatcaaaaataatatttttattatttattttttaattttatagtagtatttgataatttaattagtgattattaaaataattactttagGTTAGCAATcacttattatatttttttaatacttgttttaataaatttataaatttatttatatttttataattattttatatttaacagttaatctaatatttattttataccgATCACTCATATTTTATACACTATCACTCATATTTTAAATACTATAAACGGTAAACTATTAGCCATGAATAGacaataaaaaaagttaataattaattaaattactaatattaaataaagtattaactcaaatactaaatattacgattaaataaaataaaaaattaaaaaatgatataaaaagataaaattattttattattagcaGTAaactatttttcatttattaatttttgtgagtgttcaaatgaaaaaaaatatttttataaaaaaaatatttttcataaaataaataaaatttaaagtttatttgGTAGCTGATTGTGAGCCgataattgattatatatatgagGTGATTGTTAAATTATATAAGGTGGTTGTTAAATTATGTAAAATGATCAGGCatacattaatttattattttaatatggtaaatataaaaatattaatttattatatacataattttttattatgtttgaatgaataatataattattttaattattatttataatatatttaatttattattatgtcttataaatttaaataatttatttatataaaaaattaatttaaaatattataattaataaattttaaaagatagtataatttaaataaaaaataaagttaaaatctttgttatttaatgaaaaaaaaaaagaatttattaaaaaatactgttaataaattttatatcaattaaatatcagctgattatttaaatatttatcaattattaACTACATTCAACTGCTAAACCAACACctaagttattttttaagaatataaatgGTAAGTTTCCAGCAATGCAATATTGCATACAGTTCttcacaaaattattaaaagcaattacttaataattttatatcaattaaaatcaaatattgaAAATGATATACATAATtaaccaaattaaaaaaataattgtagaAAATGTATTATCACTTTTACTTTTATAATTCTTAATTACGATAgagatatttcttttttatttgaaattaagaaATGTGGATCAAGTCTTGGATTTGAATATTCGTTTGTTTGGGTGATGGAAAAAGGGGTTCAACTAAGAGGATGTGGAGTCTGAGGACCAAACCCAACCCATTCCCAATGGCTAGTTGTCATCAAACAACACGATTTTCGCTTTTCCGGATCGATGACGTGTACGGCCCAGATTCAAACTCTACCAAATACTAGATTCGCATCCACATCGCCTCCCTTATTATAAACTCCTCCTCCGCATTGGTCTCGACTTCCGTCGTCATTTCCATCGACTCAAGTTATTTATATTTCATCTCATCAGAGaagcaaaaagagaaaaaagaaaaaaacctcCATCTCCAAGCAATTCTAAGTTCGATCTGAATCTCTGTAACGCAGATCTGAGATTCAAAATTTCGTACATGATTTGGTCAATAGTTATAATTTATCGGTTGTTAATATCAGATCTTACAGAAAAAGGAGGtgaaaaaaaaaccctaatttAATCCGGTAAAGTGGGGCGTTGTGTTGAAGcagatagatttttttttttgtataattATAGTTTTGGGGATCCAATTGGTCTGAGAGTAGGTATATTAACGGAGAAACCTGGATTCAATGGGTAAAGATGATGAGAATTTGAAGGCAGAGGATGTTGAAGAGGGTGAAATTTCCGATACAGCGTCAGTGGAAGAGATCAGCGAGGAAGATTTTAAAAAGCAGGATGTTAATGTTGCACAAGAATCGAAACCCAAAGATGGTAGGATTTGGACGATGAGAGATCTATACAAGTATCAGATGGGAGGAAGATACGTCTCCGGCTTGTATAATCTTGCTTGGGCACAGGCAGTACAGAATAAGCCTCTAAATGAGCTGTTTGTTGAAGTTGAACCCGATGAGAAATCCAAGCGATCGCCGCCGCCGTCGTTTGTTCCGTCTATAAATAGCATTTGTAACAGCAGCAAAGAAGACGAGAAGAATAAAGTTGATAAAGTTGTGATTGATGATAGCGGCGATGAGATGGATGATAAGATTGTGGATGTTGAGAAAGAGGAAGGTGAATTGGAGGAGGGTGAGATTGATTTGGATTCAGAACCAGGTGAGAAAGCTGCTGGGGAAGGTAAAGAAACGATGTCGAATAgtgatgaaatgagtgttgatggcTTGCAGATTGAGTCCAAGGAGATGAATTTGGAGgagaaaattaaatcaattcagGAAGCTCTGGAGAGAGTGACTGTGATTGAAGCACAAAAGTAAGTGATTTGTAGGCTGATGTTTTAATTATTGGGTGATAATTTGAGAGTGGAATAAAGATGCACATGTTGAACTTCATTAACTTTGGTTTATTTGTTGTTAGATCATTTAGCACAACTTGTTCAAAATTGCGCAACACATTGGAGAGCTTGCGGAATGTGGTTCCAGAATTTAATATTCCCACAAAAGATTATCTTATGCAATTGGCATTGACTGCTGTTAGAGCTGTTAACTCGGTGAGGCACTTATCTCTTATTCAAGTTTTTTGCATTCTTCTATAAGAATTCactgattttaataatttgagcaAGGGCATTAATGTAGTTTCTTTGAACTAATTGAAATGCTTGCTGTTGCCATTTCCAGGTGTTTTGTTCCATGAACCATAAATTAAGGGAACAAAATAAGGACCACTTTTCAAGGTGTCAACCTTAGTTACGCTCATTACTTTCatttgtgaaattttttacATCAAAAGATAACTTGGCAATTCCTTTGCTCTGTACAGTTGGCTTTCCCTTGTAAATAGCTATGTCCCACCTCTTTTCTCCCCTGAGCAGGTCAAAGAGGTATGTGTAACAATAACCCTAGGATTTGCTTCCTTCTGTGGTATACTGTCATTTGGTAGGATTCTTTTGTCGTTGAATAAGCTTGAAAATTGCATTGGTTTTCACAGATTGAGGTCATGGTTTGCTCTCTAGATTCTCCTGGTGTTCTGATGAGTTCAATATCTggtgaaaaagagaaagagacacTGATTCATAGCGAGGTGAATAAGGACAATGATGTCTCAGCTAAAAGTTCAGTGCATAATTTGATTACTGCAAATAAGTTTCCGTTGTTTGCGGAGTCTTATGTTAATAATAAGCCAAACATATCATTAGAAGCTCCAAAAACAGGAGTGTCTGCTTTTAAGAGTAGAACAGTTTTGGCCCCGTTGTTAGACCTCCACAAGGATCATGATGCAGACAGCCTTCCATCTCCGACAAGGGAAGCACCACCACCATTACCTGTACAAAGACTATTAACACCTAAGGTGGTGAATGACACTGAAGATTCTAGAATGCATCCATATGAAACTGATGCACTTAAAGCTGTTTCTAGCTACCAGCAAAAATTTAGCCATAGTTCATTTGCAGTGAATGACAGGCTTCCAAGCCCAACACCTTCGGAGGAATCTGGTGCTGCAGATGGTGATGTAGATGGGGAAGTTTCTAGTTCATTGACTGTTGGTCGATTTAGACTTGCTAATCCGCCAATTTTCAGTCAAACAATTCCTTCTGCTGGTCTTCCTCGCACTGAGAGTTCTAGTATGCAGGGAGTTATCCCTCCTAAAAGTGCTGGATCAGCAGGTTCTGGACCTGCTTTAACTGTGAAAGCCCCTGCAAAGAGCAGGGACCCTAGGCTTCGATTTGTTAATTCTGATGCCAATTTTTCAGATCAAAACCAGCATGCCCTGTCAATGATGAATCATGCACTTAAAATGGAACCTGCTTTAGGAACAAGAAACTTAAAAAAGCAGAAATCTGTAGATGATATTATTCAAGATGGTCCTTCATTAAAAAAGCAAAGGAACACATTGGAGAATTCTGGAGTTATAAGGGATGTGAAAGCCATGGTTGGAAGTGGCGGTTGGTTGGAGGAGACTGACATAGTTGGACCTCAAACTGTGAATAGCAATCAGTTGGCAGAGAATGTGGAATCTGATTCCAGGAGAATAGATAATGGAGTAGCTTGTCCTAGTACAGTTAGTGGAATATCTAGTGTAAATGTTAGTAGAAATGAGCAGTTACAAGTTACGGGAACTGGTGTTGTTGCTGGAGCTGAAACGGCAGCTGTGATGGGTAGTAGTGCAACATCTCTGCCAGATCTGTTGAAAAATATTGCAGTGAATCCAACAATGTTGATAAATATACTCAAAATGGGACAACAACAGAGATTAGCAATAGAAGGACAGCAGAAGCCTGTTGATCCTGCTAAAAGTACAACACATCCAACAAACACAAATTCAATTCTGGGAGCTCTTCCTATGGTGAACATTGATCCTCCACAATCCACGGGGATTTTGCCAAGACCAGCAGGGACAATTCAGGTACCTCAATTGGTCGCCGTGGTGAATCCCTAGGTTTATTCTATTTGTTGAGGATCCAGAATTATGATTATGTGAAGTGTGCACCTCCTATGAGAACGTTTTGTATTATACTATGAACCGTTGATTAGAACTGTTTGTCATATATGTTTATGCTGTTGGACTGTCTGCTTGAACCTGAAACAAAGGGATTTCTATAGTTATACATTTTACATGTTTTGCCTGAGAATATCGTTTTAATTCCAACGCTTTATATAATTATCCTTGGGCATTTTTCCCTTCGCATACACAGATATTTAAAGTATATTAAGGCATAGTATGCTGTATCTGATattaaatgtttaaaatattGATAATGCCTGTTTTTAAGCATCTGATGTTTTGCATGTTTAAACAACACATTGCAGGATGAGATGGTTAAAATTCGAATGAAACCACGAGATCCTCGCCGTGTTCTCCATAATAATACACTCCAGAGGAATGGGAGCTTGGGGTCTGAACAgttcaaaacaaacatgacATCTACATCAACTAACCAGGGTACTAAGGACTGTCAGAATGTCCAAAAGCAAGAGGTGCAAGTGGAGATGAAACCGCCTATACAATCTCTTGTCCCACCAGATATTTCCTTGCCATTTACCAAGAGTTTGAAAAATATTGCTGATATTGTGTCTGTTTCCAATGCATCAACAACTCAATCTCCTGCTTCTCAGAATGTTGCATCTCAACCTGTGCGATCTATAATGTTAAATTCTGACAAGCCAACTGGAATTGGTTCAGCACCAGGTGTAGCACCAGTAGGTCCCTATTCCCAGAACGGATGGGGAGATGTTGAGCATCTCTTTGAAGGATATAATGACCAGCAAAAAGCTGCTATACAGAGAGAGAGGGCAAGAAGGATAGATGAACAAAAGAAAATGTTTGCTGCAAACAAGCTCTGCCTTGTGTTGGATCTGGATCATACACTTCTTAACTCTGCCAAGGCAATTTCTCACTGTCGTATAGATACATTTTCTTCCTTATTTTTAGGCTAATATTTGAGGAATAAGTTGATGTTCACTATTTTTTAGAGTAACATTTGAGGAAAAGAGTTGATGTTTGTTAATTTAGGATGACtcttgtttatcttttgttcaGTTTGTTGAAGTTGACCCTGTGCATGATGAGATATTGCGGAAGAAGGAAGAACAAGATCGTGAAAAACCACAAAGACATCTATTCCGCTTTCCACATATGGGAATGTGGACAAAATTGCGCCCTGGGATATGGAATTTCTTGGAAAAGGTAGTTTCAGTCTGGAAGCTTCTTTCAGATCAAATGCTCTTTAACCCTTGAGTTGTATGCAAAACATTCTAATGCACTCTCTTTCTGCTTTTTAGGCTAGTAAACTGTATGAGCTGCATCTTTACACAATGGGGAACAAATTGTATGCCACAGAAATGGCCAAAGTTCTAGATCCAACGGGGTTGTTGTTCAATGGGCGAGTTATTTCCAGGGGCGATGATGGAGATCCTTTTGATGGTGACGAGAGGGTTCCCAAGAGTAAGGATCTTGAGGGGGTCTTGGGTATGGAGTCAGCTGTTGTCATTATCGATGATTCTGTGAGAGTCTGGCCACATAACAAGTTGAACTTGATTGTTGTGGAAAGGTTAGCACTAAGACAACCACTTCATTCTTTAATgctctttttttgttttatttcacTATCCCTATCTTTATATACGCATTCTATATGCGTGGCAGGTATATTTATTTTCCTTGTAGTAGACGTCAATTTGGGCTTCCAGGTCCTTCTCTTCTTGAGATTGACCATGATGAGAGACCAGAAGATGGAACTTTGGCATGCTCTTTGGCGGTGAGGCAAAAGTTCCCCATCCCCTGtgattttcttataattaatttaacttagTGTAACTTTTCAACCCCTTATATAACTTGTTTTTGGCCTTAAACAGGTTATTGAGAGAATACATCAAAACTTTTTTACTCACCTCTCCTTAGATGAAGCAGATGTTAGAAATATCCTTGCATCATTGCAGAGGAAGATTTTGGCTGGCTGTCGGATAGTATTTAGCAGGGTCTTTCCTGTTGGTGAAGCCAACCCCCATCTACATCCGCTGTGGCAGACAGCTGAACAGTTTGGTGCTGTCTGCACAAACCAGATAGATGAACAGGTTACTCATGTAGTTGCCAATTCGCTTGGAACAGATAAGGTAGTTTCTGGTTTTTCTTTGCGCTCTTTCTCTCTGGCATACACAGGCACACCCCTCGCTCTTTCTTTATGGTGGATAGAATTTGAATGGGCTTTCAAATTGTTTAAGAAATAAAACCTCTCAGGACTAGTAAGGATGTTATCAAGTTATTGTAGGAAGTGAGCAAGTGTGTTGGCTGtgatgctttcttttcttttgttcctTATTCTACATTTATTCTGTTTTTCTACCTTTCATTGTTTACACTCTTTTCTTcttattatgatttttaaataCTGGGAGGGGTTTCATAATCTTAATGCTGTTGGTGAAAATTGACAAGTAAATCATTCAgcaacattttaaattttattttaggttGGTGTGTGATATCATTTGTTTTGAACAGGTGAATTGGGCTTTATCCACGGGACGATATGTTGTCTATCCTGGGTGGTGAGTCTCTTTCCTATTTGTTTATTTTGCACTTTTATGGAGGGCGTTTCTTTTTCCCCCCTTGATATCTTGTAGCGAATGCAGGGTGGAAGCTTCAGCTTTGCTATATCGGAGAGCAAATGAGCAAGATTTTGCCATTAAACCATAAAATTCACCCTAACCGTTATGGCAAAAATTAAGACCCGATAAATTTTAACATCAAGTTCTAGCTAAAGTAGGAGATGAGTCTTGTTGTGATGGGCGATTGGGGGTGGAGCAGAGATTGGTCGGAGTAATTtggaattttttattcattataacCTCCCATTATTACTGATGGGTTCGCCTTccatttgattttgatctacCAATGTGCTGAAGGGTCGGAAGGAGATTTTTAGTGAAGGACTTGATGCATATATGGATTACAGGAGGCCCGAAAGTATCCAAAATTGGATTCTGGGGATTCTGGGTAGGTCATGGAGGGAAAAACGAAGCAAAGGAGAATGGTTGACCTCGGTGTCTGTGGGGGCAGGCCCAGCAGAAATGGAAGTTCACCGAGTTTTGTACTTACGGGAGGTGTTGGTGGCTACAATGGACATTGTTAAATGTAAATTTGGGAGATCCACAGGTGAATTAAACAATGAGAACAAGAAACAGCTAAAATTGTGAGAACTTGAGTCAGACATACAGTTGTAGAAGTGGGATGCGGATAATGACAGGAAAGAAGAAAAGGCGTGAGAATGATAACTCGGTTAGTGTAGGGAAAGGAGATTTTTTCCAAGTCAAGAAAGCATTAAATTTAAGGTGGAACTTTGTCAGTGAGAAGTAATTGTCAATGAGGTCGTGGGTTGGTCGTATTAATTTTTCCCCCTATTGCTTAGCATCAGTTACATGGCCATTCATCCATTTTGCTTTTGCACTCTCTTTATCCTTCAAATTGCCatatgatttttcaaaaaaaaaaaaaagggaaaaaaggaTTCTTGAGTTCAATCTTCTTGTATTGCAAATGGTTCTAGTTGGTGGATATTATTTGAACAAAGAACAGAAAAGCAGTAGTACGAAAGATTAACTACATTAATCTAAAATTGACCTAAATATACTACCACTCTGGCAAAGACAGATGGAAGATTCTCAGTCTCGAATATTAATGCCTTCctgcaaaaaaaaattattaatgcgTTGTCAATTGGGTGAATTCTTCAAGGATTTGCCTTGCCACCCAATATCGACAGGTTGACTAATTTCTACGTCATAAACCAGTCAGCTGAACTGTTAAAGAGGACCACGGATCGTTGACTTGACAGTGGAACTATGATCGGGTGGATTCACGTGCTTGTAACCTCGTGTGTATCGTCAGCTTTCGTTCTGTCCTTTCATCTGTTTCTATCCATTCCCTGATTATCACTGAAAGAATATACTAGTAGCTAAGACGGATTACCATGGTCAAGCTATGGTGTTAGATTTTTGCGAAACTTGAAAgcgtaaataataataattataataataataaataaataaataaaatacaagAATGGTTTGAATTTGCATTTTTACCTGCCCATTTTCCTGGGGGTTGGTGAAGGTGTTGTGTTAAACGagatacttaaaaaaaaatgacattgatccaataaattaattatctattcttttgtttcataatttttaattattttaaaattaacatttaattttttatatgataataatatataaattaattattataattttatttttaaaatatttcttaatatttaataaaatttaatattttttaaaaaagtataatttataggtgaatagaaaaattat
Proteins encoded in this region:
- the LOC110622473 gene encoding RNA polymerase II C-terminal domain phosphatase-like 3, coding for MGKDDENLKAEDVEEGEISDTASVEEISEEDFKKQDVNVAQESKPKDGRIWTMRDLYKYQMGGRYVSGLYNLAWAQAVQNKPLNELFVEVEPDEKSKRSPPPSFVPSINSICNSSKEDEKNKVDKVVIDDSGDEMDDKIVDVEKEEGELEEGEIDLDSEPGEKAAGEGKETMSNSDEMSVDGLQIESKEMNLEEKIKSIQEALERVTVIEAQKSFSTTCSKLRNTLESLRNVVPEFNIPTKDYLMQLALTAVRAVNSVFCSMNHKLREQNKDHFSSWLSLVNSYVPPLFSPEQVKEIEVMVCSLDSPGVLMSSISGEKEKETLIHSEVNKDNDVSAKSSVHNLITANKFPLFAESYVNNKPNISLEAPKTGVSAFKSRTVLAPLLDLHKDHDADSLPSPTREAPPPLPVQRLLTPKVVNDTEDSRMHPYETDALKAVSSYQQKFSHSSFAVNDRLPSPTPSEESGAADGDVDGEVSSSLTVGRFRLANPPIFSQTIPSAGLPRTESSSMQGVIPPKSAGSAGSGPALTVKAPAKSRDPRLRFVNSDANFSDQNQHALSMMNHALKMEPALGTRNLKKQKSVDDIIQDGPSLKKQRNTLENSGVIRDVKAMVGSGGWLEETDIVGPQTVNSNQLAENVESDSRRIDNGVACPSTVSGISSVNVSRNEQLQVTGTGVVAGAETAAVMGSSATSLPDLLKNIAVNPTMLINILKMGQQQRLAIEGQQKPVDPAKSTTHPTNTNSILGALPMVNIDPPQSTGILPRPAGTIQDEMVKIRMKPRDPRRVLHNNTLQRNGSLGSEQFKTNMTSTSTNQGTKDCQNVQKQEVQVEMKPPIQSLVPPDISLPFTKSLKNIADIVSVSNASTTQSPASQNVASQPVRSIMLNSDKPTGIGSAPGVAPVGPYSQNGWGDVEHLFEGYNDQQKAAIQRERARRIDEQKKMFAANKLCLVLDLDHTLLNSAKFVEVDPVHDEILRKKEEQDREKPQRHLFRFPHMGMWTKLRPGIWNFLEKASKLYELHLYTMGNKLYATEMAKVLDPTGLLFNGRVISRGDDGDPFDGDERVPKSKDLEGVLGMESAVVIIDDSVRVWPHNKLNLIVVERYIYFPCSRRQFGLPGPSLLEIDHDERPEDGTLACSLAVIERIHQNFFTHLSLDEADVRNILASLQRKILAGCRIVFSRVFPVGEANPHLHPLWQTAEQFGAVCTNQIDEQVTHVVANSLGTDKVNWALSTGRYVVYPGWVEASALLYRRANEQDFAIKP